A stretch of DNA from Candidatus Bathyarchaeota archaeon:
CAATATTGTTGAAAACTGTCAGTTGCTTATTAACTTTTTTCAAAGTTTTCGAACTAGAAAACCAGCGTCTAACGGTTCAACTTTAATTTTTATGCCTAAAATTTTTTCCATCAACCAAATGTTTGTTTGTATATGGTCAGTAATTTTGCGGACAAAATACGCTGATTGTCCATTAGCTAGACCAACATAAGGTACAAGCATGTCAGCCAGATGAACGTCAACCGGGGCGTTTGCTTGAATTTCTTTCAAAAGGTTCTCAGCAGCTTCTTGACCTACTGCCTCGCTGGTTTTTCTTTTTTCCCCAATAGCGTCAGCTCCAATCAATGCACCTTTACTGGTTTTTGCCCATAAAGTGATGGAACTGCCTTTCTGAAAACGATTTGAATAGTCATTAAGGACTTGAATGTTTGTTTTGTAGCCACAATTTTCAAGAGAATTAGCAGCTTTTTGTGCTTGACGTTGGGCAACTTTTTGTTTTTCTAGAAATGTACAAACAGATATGCCTTCAATTTCAGTTATGGCGCCAAATTCTGTTAAATTGATTGGCTGCAAAGTGGAAACAGGATTAACGTTTAAGACAATTTCGCCCATTCCTTTAGGGTAATAACCATATTTTTTGACAGTTATTGAAGCCTTTAGTCCCATTTCTTCAAGGACAGGCAACATCACATGTTTGATGTAATTAATTGTTGGAGCGTAACGGACATCGGTTCCGCCATTCATTACGTGAACCTTACATGGTTGTTTAGCGTATGCACAAATCGGTAAAACAGTTAACAGGAGCATGGGAATGCTTCCAGCAGTTCCAATTTCTGCGGTTACTTCACCGCCCGTGATAGTGTCTGGTTTGAACCATAATTCATGGGAATCAAGTTCTACACCTTTTGTTTCAGCGTTACAGAGTTTTGTTGCTGCAATAATAGATTCAAGATGTTGTGGTCGCAGTCCCGGTTGTTTACGGTTATGACGAATATTGTAAATGTGCAAAGGTTCTTGATTGATAGCCGATAATGCAACAGATAATCGTAGAATTGTTCCGCTGCCGCTTTTTTGGCTGCCATCTATTTCCAGCATTTTTGTCATGGTTATTGTGTCAGTTCCGTTATTTAATGTTGAAACTTCAACGGATTTTTCTGTGCAGACATTATTGCAAAAATTAAGGATAGCAAAGTTTTTCTGTTTATGCTGGATAATATATTATGGGGGAATTGGTTTGAGTTGGATGGATGATCTGAAAATACTTCAGAGCAAACCAAAAATGTCGAGTGCAGAAGTCAACGAATACATTATTACGCATCCTAATTGGGCAGCAAATATAATAAGAAATGCACTTAATGTTGAGATGTACCAAGAATTTTGTTTGGGATGCAAAAACTTTGATTGTTGTTACCAAAAGCTTGGTACGGTTAAACGAGAAACAGATTTAGGGTGTATCTGTAACGAGTTCATGAACCAAGATTATTCCAAAACTAATCAGCTTCGTTTACGGGAATACTTCAAGTTAGTTTCATCAATGCTTGGGTTCTAGGTTTGAGTTTACTCTGAAAAGACGTTATTCTGTTTTAGCAATTAACTAATTAAAAATATAAAAAATTAAAATTAGAATGGGAAAAACAAAAAAGTAACGTAACTGTAACCTGTAGTATGGAAGCTGCTGGTTATGGGAGAAGAAAAAGTTAACCTTCAAGATTTAGCCCAAAAAGTTGACGAACTACTTAATGTTCTAAACGTCATAGCAAAAGATCTCTCTGATGTTTCAAAATCCTTAAAATCAGCAACTGGAACAAAATCAACACCAACCCCCCAAACCAGTTCAACTACTGTAGCGCCTACTTTAGGAGAAAAAAAAGACATCAACGAAGTCAAACAAGCCTTTTCTCCAGAACTAGCAGGCATGTTACTGTTTGAACAAAGCGGAAAATACATAATTGTAAAACCAAGAAGATTCCTTGGATCAGACAATTTTGCAAAAATTGCATCTGTTGTACGAGAAATCGGTGGAGAATACGTCAGCGCAGGAAGAAACTCACACTTCAAAGTTGCAAAAAAGTAATTTCTGAAAAAGGTTGTTTTCAACATTCACGGATATTAACGACTAATAAGTCAATTAAAAGAAAAGCCAGCACCGTTTTAGTTAATGACGTTTTCTATTTTTTGCTTTGATGAGTTTTTGCTACTATTAACGTAGCTGTTTGGAATATGTCGGGTAATACTCGAAGTTTTTCTGTTAGAAAATCGTTCAATTGACTTAAAGTGTCAGCTGTGACCAAAACAAGAGCGTCATATTCTCCATAGGTCATGTTTACTTGTGTAACTTCTTCAAAATCTGCAACTTTTTCGAGTATGTTTTTTTCGCTGCCTGGATTCAGCGTAACTAATACATATGCTAAGACTGCCATCTGAATTCCCTGCCTAACACAAAGGTTACATTCAACAACATTAACCTTTTGCATAACAAAACTTACAAAACACCAAAAAACTAATTCATTGCATTTTGGGTACCAGTTGTTGTGCCAAAACAGCTGCGCCGATTGCTCCTGCATTGTTTCCTAGTTTTGATTTTTCAATTTTTAAGTTTGTTACAGCAGATTTTAATGCCATGCTTGGAAGAACCTTTTTGACGATTTCTACTAGGTCAGGGATTCCTTCGATAATGCCCCCACCAAAAACAAGGCAACAAGGATTGAAAGCGTTAACAACACTAACTGCTCCCGCTGCTAAATATTTGCCAGTTTGTTCCACCAACAATTCAGCTAAGGGGTCACCTTCATGATACGCTTGGGCAACAGTAGCAGCAGTAATGTTTTTTATAGTTCCAGCTAAAGACACCAAAAAACGTCCTTTTTCACGGTTTTCTCTCACAGCTTCTTGGGCGCGGTCGGCAATTGCCCAACCACCTGCATAAGCTTCTAAACAACCCCGATTAGGACAACGACATTTTCGCCCATTATAGACAAGAGTTACGTGCCCAAGTTCACCTCCACTGTTATTGCAACCAAACAAAAGTTTCCCTCCAGATATCGCACCCCCACCAATACCGGTCCCAACAAAAATAACAGCCAAATCGTTAACATTTTTTCTAAAGCCATAACGCCATTCAGCCCAAGTAGCCGCACGCACATCATTAGTTATAAACACAGGTAAATCAATCAGTTTTTCCAGTTTATGCTTCAACGAAAAATTTTGCCAACCCAAATTAGGAGAACCAAAAATGAAACCATCAGAATCAACTTGTGCAGCTACTCCAATACCAAACGCAGTAGCTTTGTAACCTGTTTGACTAAAGCAATTATCCATTTCGGTTACAAGGTGTTTGAGTACATCATCAGGTTCTTTTGAGACAGGAATCAAAAACTTGCGAGAAAACAATACTTTACCAACAGCATCTACCAATGCAATATTAGCTTTGGTGCCTCCAAGGTCAACGCCCAATGTAAGAGGTTTAGTAACCTTTTGTACCATTGATTCTCACATAATTACAATCTAGCACAAAGAAGCTAAAACATCTTCTATGTATGCTATTAGTTTAGAAAAACAAAAAAAGGAAAGAGAGGTCAATTAGACCTTTTAGTAATCTTCAGGCATTCCGCCTGGAGGTCCGCCGCCTCCAGATTTTGTTGAAGCAATGACATCGTCGATTCTCAAAATCATTCCAGCAACTTCTGTTGCAGATTTCATAGCCTGTTCTTTGACTTTCATTGGTTCAACAACGCCACTCTCGTAGCTGTTAACGATTTCACCTTTGAAGACGTCAACACCCATTAAATGTCCATTCTTCTTATCGTGAGCTGCTCGCAAGCCAACAAGAATGTCAATGGATTCTAGACCGGCGTTTTCAGCTAAAGTTTTGGGCACAATTTCCAGCGAATCAGCAAATGCTTCAATTGCTAATTGTTCCCTGCCGCCTACTTTGGTAGCAAAGGCACGAAGGGCTTTAGCTATTTCAGCTTCTGTGGCGCCTCCACCAGCAACAATTGCATGGTCTTGGACAACTCCAGCGACTACACATAATGCATCGTTCATTGCGCGGTCTGCTTCATCGACCATTCGTTCTAGACCAGCACGGATGAGAATTGCTACTGATCGGGGTTCTTTGCATTTTTCTACAAAGATCATTCTGTCGTCCCCTACTTTGCGTTCTTCGACAATTCCGGCTTCACCCAAGTCTTTGCTGGTTAGGTCGTCAAGTTTGTTTACGATACTTGCACCAGTTGCTCGAGCTAGTTTTTCCATGTCTGATTGTTTAACTCGCCGTGCAGCCATGATTCCTTCTTTCGCTAAGAAGTGCTGAGCCATGTCGTCAATTCCTTTCTGGCAGAAAAGAACAGAGGCACCTGAAGCGTTGACTTTGGCAACCATGTCTTTGAGCATGGTTGTTTCTTTGTCCAAGAAGGCTTGCATCTGAGTGGGGTCGCTTATGCGAATTTCCGATGAGAATTCAGTTTTTTCTACTTCGATTGGGGAATTAACAAGAGCAATTTTTGCATTATCAACTCGTTTAGGCATTCCTGCGTGGACAATTTCTTTGTCAATCACTATGCCTTTAATAAGCTGAGTGTCATAGAGGCTTTTTCCTACTTTTTTAACACGCTGAATGTTATCGATATCTGCGATAATTTTGTCGCCACGTTTTTCAGCTATCAGTTTAACCGCATCAATAGTAATGTCAGAAAGGTGACCGCGAGCATCCCCAACAGCTTTGCTGCCCATTGAAGTCATGGAAACTTTCTTGAGTGTTTCACGGTCTTCAACATCCACTTTAATTGCCAATTTTCCTAAAACCTTTACAGCTTCATCAACAGCTTTGCGATAACCACGTACAATAACTGTTGGATGGATGTTTTGAGCCAGTAATTCTTCTGCTTTGCGCAAAAGTTCTCCAGCTAAGATTACCGAAGTTGTGGTTCCGTCACCCACCATGTCATCTTGTGTTTTTGCTACTTCAACCATCATTTTTGCTGCTGGATGTTGAACATCAATTTCATCAAGTATTGATGCTCCATCGTTTGTTATTGTTATGTCACCTAAACCATCAATGAGCATTTTGTCCATTCCGCGAGGTCCAAGAGTTGTTCTCAAAACTTCTGCAATAACTTTTGCAGCCATAATATTGTTTGCTTGTGCTTCTTTTCCTCGTTTACGGGAGGTTCCTTCTTTAAGAATTAGAACGGGTTGTCCGCCCTGTGTAGTTAAATACGCCATTACAAATCCTCCTATTTGTTAGATAAATTCTAGCTACTGCACTTTCAACTGGGATATAAAGTTTTTCACTAGACAAAGAGAGAGGCGTCAGTTGTGCCTCTTTTAGAAAAAGAAGAGAAAAATGGTTATTTTTCTAAAACTTTTTTTGCAGCTATTTCAATGTCTTCTTCTTTGACGGTTTTTCGTCCAGCATGCATTGCATAATCGATTGCTTCTTTAGCGATTTTAACGCCAATATCGTCTAATTGTTTTGCCAACGCTTTTGCTGCTGCTTCACTTACTCGGCTAGCGCCCGCTTTTTTGCAGATTCTGTGCATTGGAGCCACAGATAATTCAGGATGTTTCATTTTAATACCCCTTTGTAGCGTCTTTTTTATTTAAAGACGTATTTAAGTTTTTCATTAAGTTTTAGACTGTTAACATACTTCTTTTCAGATTTAATTCGTTTTTTTCCCCTTAAAACCGAGTTAGAAATAAGTTATAGTTAAGTATGAGCACATCATGAAGTTTCTCAGTTAACAAAAACTCAAAATATCAATAAAGGTGTTAACGATGGTTACGATGAACCTCGACAATATCTTTAACCCCGAAAGTATCGCCGTAGTAGGAGCTAGCGACAAGAAGGGCTCCGTAGGCTATTCTTTGATGATTAACCTTACTCAAAAAGGGTATGATGGCAAAGTATATCCAATCAACATTAAAAAAGACGAAATTCTTGGAGTTAAAGCATACAAAAACGTGGGAGAAATCCCCGAAAAAGTTGACTTAGCAATTATTGCAACCCCCGCTAAAACTGTTCCTTCAATAGTAGAAGAATGCGGCAAAGCAGGAATTATTGGACTAATAATAGTTTCAGCAGGGTTCAAAGAAATCGGACCCAAAGGCAAAGAGCTAGAAAATCAGATTGCCGAAATCAAGAAAAAATATGGTCTTCGAATAATTGGTCCGAACTGTCTTGGAATTATTCGCCCAAGCAACAAACTTAACGCTACTTTTTCAAACAAAATCCCCAAACCCGGAAACATTGCAGTTATTTCCCAAAGTGGAGCCTTAGGGTCAGCAATGTTAGATTGGGCAATTAATGAAAACATTGGATTTAGTAACTTCGTTTCAATTGGATCCATGTTAGACGTAGACTTTGGTGACCTAATTGATTATTTTGGAAATGACCCCAAAACCAAAAGCATACTCATGTACATTGAAGGCATCACCCAAGCCAGAAAATTCATGAGCGCTGCAAGGCACTTTGCCCGTACAAAACCTATAATTGTAGTTAAAGCAGGAAAATTCAGTGAAAGCGCAAAAGCTGTAGCCTCACATACCGGCGCATTGACAGGCTCAGACATGACCTATGACGCAGCACTTAGGCGTGCGGGAATAGTTCGAGTTGAAGACATAGGAGACCTATTCAATTGTGCAGAAGTTTTAGGTGTTCAACCCTTACCCCAAGGACCACGACTGGCAATAATTACTAACGCTGGAGGTCCAGGAGTTATGACTGCCGACTCAGTCATACAAGAAGGTGGAAAATTAGCAAAATTAGACCAGAAAACTATTGATGAACTTAACCAAGTTTTGCCTCCCTTCTGGAGCAGGGGCAACCCAATTGACATTTTAGGGGATGCCCAAACAGACAGGTACGAGGCAGTTCTTAAAGCGTGTATAAAAGACGAAAATATTGACGGAATGTTAATAATTTACACGCCTCAGGGGGTAGCCGATCCGGTGAAAATCGCCAAGAACATTGCGCTAATTGTAAAGAAAAAAGGTATTAACAAACCTGTTTTGACTTCATTTATGGGCCATGAAGAGGTAGAAGAAGCAAACAAGATTCTTAACCAAAACAACATTCCGACTTATTCCACGCCAGAACAAGCGGTTAAAACTTACATGTACATGCACCAATACAGTCGCAACCTTGAAATGCTGTACCAAACACCTGAAGAATTGCCCGTAGACAGTGTTCCACCAAAACGTCCAATTAATGTAATTATTAAAGAAGCAGCAAACCAGAAAAGAGAAATTCTTACAGAAACAGAAGCAAAACAGTTACTCGAAAATTATCGCATACCCATCGTGAAAACAGTTATCGCCAAAAACGAAAATGATGCAGTTAATGCAGCATCAAGCATTGGGTATCCAGTTGTTATGAAGATTCTTTCGCCACAAATTGTTCACAAGTCAGACATTGAAGGTGTAATACTGGACATCAATTCCAAAGAGGAACTTGTTGATTCTTACCGTAAACTTATGCAAAGGGCAAAAGAAAAAGTTCCAAACGCAGAAATTCAAGGTGTCACTGTTCAACCAATGATTAGTAGAATAGGCTACGAAGTTATTCTTGGCGCGCAAACTGATTCTTTGTTTGGTCCAGTAGTCTTGTTTGGAATGGGTGGAATTGGAGTTGAAATCTTCAAAGATGTTACTATTGGGCTTCCACCATTGAACCAAAACTTGGCAAGTAGAATGATAGAAGAAACTAAGGTCTACAATATGCTCAAAGGTTACCGAAACATGCCCCCTGCGAACCTTAAGCTTTTGGAAGAAACTATTGTTCGATTCTCTCAAATGCTCATTGACTTTCCACAGATAAAAGAAGTTGACATCAACCCATTATTTGTTAACGAAAATGATGTTATTGCCCTTGATGCACGAATCGTAATTGACATAGAAAAAGTCTTCAAAAAAGTTGAACCCCACGCACATTTGGTAATTAGTCCATATCCCAAAAAATACGAGACTGTTTGGAAAATGCGGGACGGCAGACAAGTCCTATTGCGACCTATTAAACCTGAAGATGAGCCGTTATGGTTGGACATGTTCAAGAGTTTCTCAGAAGAAGCAGTACGTTATAGATTCTTTAATTTCATCAAAGACACGCCCCACGAAGTTCGAGTTAGATACTGCAACATCGACTACGACAGAGAAATTGGAATTGTAGCAGAATTTCAAAACGGAAAAAGACAATTCTTGGGAGTTGTTAGATTAATAACTGAACCTGATGGTAAAAACGGAGAAGTCGCATTTATTGTTTCAGATAAATGGCAAAACCTTGGTTTAGGCTCCAAGATGGTAGACTACATCATTGAAATCAGCAAAGACATGGGTCTGGATACAATTTACGCTGAAATGCTAAAAGACAATTACAGGGCAATTCGACTGTTACGGAAGATGGGGTTTACTATTCAATACGACGCGGACGTCGTAAAAGCTTCCCTCAACCTGAAGGAAGAATTACATTAGCACGAAAGCTTCGTATTGAAACAAAAAAACAGTAACCAGCAAACCAAAACTCGCTGGTTTTCTGGTCTTTTATTTTTTTAACTATATACACAATTAAATTTTAAACAAAATGTTTTGTAAATAAAAACAAGGAGCCTTAGTATAAACTAAAGCTGAAAATTTGCTACTGGACTGCTTCTACTTTCTTTACTTCAGATATCTGTTTTTTAAGAAAGTTTTCAACACCCCATTGCAGGGTCATGGCAGACATTGGGCATCCGTTACATGCACCTTTAAGTTTGACTTTTACTACGCCATTGTCAAATCCAACATATTCGATGTCACCGCCGTCAGCCTGTAGTTGAGGTCGCACTTGTTCAAGAGCTTTCTTAACTCGTTCTTCTAAGGGTTCACTCATTAGATTCACCATTACAGTTTGGTAGGAGTTTAGAATATAAACAAGAATAGAAAAAGTTTTTGATTTCAGGTAAGTTTGTGTTACCTGTTCACCACTAATTAGGTCAAGAGAATCATTTGAAGAGCCTATCAAATAATGTCAAAGGATCAAAAAATGTTTGTATCATTGTTATTTTGGAGAATGGTTTAATTGT
This window harbors:
- a CDS encoding RNA 3'-terminal phosphate cyclase; translation: MTKMLEIDGSQKSGSGTILRLSVALSAINQEPLHIYNIRHNRKQPGLRPQHLESIIAATKLCNAETKGVELDSHELWFKPDTITGGEVTAEIGTAGSIPMLLLTVLPICAYAKQPCKVHVMNGGTDVRYAPTINYIKHVMLPVLEEMGLKASITVKKYGYYPKGMGEIVLNVNPVSTLQPINLTEFGAITEIEGISVCTFLEKQKVAQRQAQKAANSLENCGYKTNIQVLNDYSNRFQKGSSITLWAKTSKGALIGADAIGEKRKTSEAVGQEAAENLLKEIQANAPVDVHLADMLVPYVGLANGQSAYFVRKITDHIQTNIWLMEKILGIKIKVEPLDAGFLVRKL
- a CDS encoding Lrp/AsnC ligand binding domain-containing protein; translation: MAVLAYVLVTLNPGSEKNILEKVADFEEVTQVNMTYGEYDALVLVTADTLSQLNDFLTEKLRVLPDIFQTATLIVAKTHQSKK
- a CDS encoding ROK family protein, translating into MVQKVTKPLTLGVDLGGTKANIALVDAVGKVLFSRKFLIPVSKEPDDVLKHLVTEMDNCFSQTGYKATAFGIGVAAQVDSDGFIFGSPNLGWQNFSLKHKLEKLIDLPVFITNDVRAATWAEWRYGFRKNVNDLAVIFVGTGIGGGAISGGKLLFGCNNSGGELGHVTLVYNGRKCRCPNRGCLEAYAGGWAIADRAQEAVRENREKGRFLVSLAGTIKNITAATVAQAYHEGDPLAELLVEQTGKYLAAGAVSVVNAFNPCCLVFGGGIIEGIPDLVEIVKKVLPSMALKSAVTNLKIEKSKLGNNAGAIGAAVLAQQLVPKMQ
- a CDS encoding TCP-1/cpn60 chaperonin family protein; the encoded protein is MAYLTTQGGQPVLILKEGTSRKRGKEAQANNIMAAKVIAEVLRTTLGPRGMDKMLIDGLGDITITNDGASILDEIDVQHPAAKMMVEVAKTQDDMVGDGTTTSVILAGELLRKAEELLAQNIHPTVIVRGYRKAVDEAVKVLGKLAIKVDVEDRETLKKVSMTSMGSKAVGDARGHLSDITIDAVKLIAEKRGDKIIADIDNIQRVKKVGKSLYDTQLIKGIVIDKEIVHAGMPKRVDNAKIALVNSPIEVEKTEFSSEIRISDPTQMQAFLDKETTMLKDMVAKVNASGASVLFCQKGIDDMAQHFLAKEGIMAARRVKQSDMEKLARATGASIVNKLDDLTSKDLGEAGIVEERKVGDDRMIFVEKCKEPRSVAILIRAGLERMVDEADRAMNDALCVVAGVVQDHAIVAGGGATEAEIAKALRAFATKVGGREQLAIEAFADSLEIVPKTLAENAGLESIDILVGLRAAHDKKNGHLMGVDVFKGEIVNSYESGVVEPMKVKEQAMKSATEVAGMILRIDDVIASTKSGGGGPPGGMPEDY
- a CDS encoding NFYB/HAP3 family transcription factor subunit yields the protein MKHPELSVAPMHRICKKAGASRVSEAAAKALAKQLDDIGVKIAKEAIDYAMHAGRKTVKEEDIEIAAKKVLEK
- a CDS encoding GNAT family N-acetyltransferase produces the protein MNLDNIFNPESIAVVGASDKKGSVGYSLMINLTQKGYDGKVYPINIKKDEILGVKAYKNVGEIPEKVDLAIIATPAKTVPSIVEECGKAGIIGLIIVSAGFKEIGPKGKELENQIAEIKKKYGLRIIGPNCLGIIRPSNKLNATFSNKIPKPGNIAVISQSGALGSAMLDWAINENIGFSNFVSIGSMLDVDFGDLIDYFGNDPKTKSILMYIEGITQARKFMSAARHFARTKPIIVVKAGKFSESAKAVASHTGALTGSDMTYDAALRRAGIVRVEDIGDLFNCAEVLGVQPLPQGPRLAIITNAGGPGVMTADSVIQEGGKLAKLDQKTIDELNQVLPPFWSRGNPIDILGDAQTDRYEAVLKACIKDENIDGMLIIYTPQGVADPVKIAKNIALIVKKKGINKPVLTSFMGHEEVEEANKILNQNNIPTYSTPEQAVKTYMYMHQYSRNLEMLYQTPEELPVDSVPPKRPINVIIKEAANQKREILTETEAKQLLENYRIPIVKTVIAKNENDAVNAASSIGYPVVMKILSPQIVHKSDIEGVILDINSKEELVDSYRKLMQRAKEKVPNAEIQGVTVQPMISRIGYEVILGAQTDSLFGPVVLFGMGGIGVEIFKDVTIGLPPLNQNLASRMIEETKVYNMLKGYRNMPPANLKLLEETIVRFSQMLIDFPQIKEVDINPLFVNENDVIALDARIVIDIEKVFKKVEPHAHLVISPYPKKYETVWKMRDGRQVLLRPIKPEDEPLWLDMFKSFSEEAVRYRFFNFIKDTPHEVRVRYCNIDYDREIGIVAEFQNGKRQFLGVVRLITEPDGKNGEVAFIVSDKWQNLGLGSKMVDYIIEISKDMGLDTIYAEMLKDNYRAIRLLRKMGFTIQYDADVVKASLNLKEELH
- a CDS encoding NifU family protein is translated as MSEPLEERVKKALEQVRPQLQADGGDIEYVGFDNGVVKVKLKGACNGCPMSAMTLQWGVENFLKKQISEVKKVEAVQ